The genomic region CTGCAACACAAAAATCACCTGAAAATACTGAATCAGTCCTGAGAGAAATATTTCTTGAATGATATTTTAATTAGTTTCAGTAAATGGTGTAATGAGCCTATATGGGCGattgtggaataaaaaggaaatagTATGAtggtcaaaaaaataataaaaataaaatagacatgCGTGAAACGTAGAATAAAATGAtaattacattcatttaaatacataGATAATTTCTGTAATTCAAAATCCATTACGATACAGGAAATACATGCAGATAGCTTGGCTATAGTATAATTTCTTTGGTGGCTTTAGGCTGCTGGAAATGCcgttgataataataataataataatgatagtactgtaataataataataataataatgaaatggaaacaataaaatgttgacGGTGATAGTTTTAGGCCTCCTTTTAGGCTATCATTAACTTGGTCTCACTTTTCTAAAAACAACGTTGTGTAAAGTTTAGTGTCAGGCCtatatgttataaaaaaaaaaaacccttaaccgaatgaaaaataaataataccaaATCAGCTTATTTATTAATGTGATATGTAACTACTCCTCTATCGTTGTACTTGCACCCTTCAATAACATGAAGGCCGCAGATCCGGTCCCATCATCGAAAACACCTTAAATGCTTGAAACTTGGCAACAAACCAccaaaaaaagtgtcattttccACATGAACCCATCACATGTCCCCGTCATACAGGCTGAAGTACTTGCTGGCGTTTGAGAAGCAGAGGTAAGGCGTGCTACTGCCGGGGTAGACCACGGGCAGAGGCATGGGCAGCAGACATCTGCCCAGCAAGTTGCTCTCTTTGTACAAGGCCGGGAGCTGCCCCACCACCACCGGCTTTCCAGTCTCGGGGAAATCACTAACGGGTCCGTCGATTTCGTTGGAGATCTGCCGTTTCAATTTATTCCTGCGGTTCTGAAACCATATTTTCACCTGCGTCTCCGTCAGCTGCAGAGAGCTGGCGAGGCAGGCGCGCTCCGCGCTGCTCAGGTAGCGTTTCATGTCGAAGGTAGACTCCAACTGGAAAATTTGTCTCTTGGAAAAAATAGTGCGCGTCTTTTTTTTCGTGataattttctctctcttcttcgtCGGGCTGCCTCCCTGGTGTGCGTCCGATGCCGCGGTGGTGGAGCAGCTGTCGTCGCAGCTGCTGTCCCCGCTCTCGAAGCGCACCTCCGCCGCCTTCATCGCGTCTCCCCGGCTCGTGGTGACCGATTCTGTCGCTCCACTGCAGTCCGTGGTCAACTCTGCAACACAAGTACACTTTGCTTTAACCCGTGCGTGGATATGTGTCAAACTGCGCTGCTGCACTGACCCAAGGGTGGCGTGCGTGCGGTGCGTAATGATAAACACACGCATGACATAAAGTCTCTGTAAACAAACAGCCTGCAGTTACATAATCATCAAACCCTCTTACCTCTTTGGTGGAGCCTGCTGTCCGGGTCCTGCCTCTGCGGGGCTCCGTGCTCATCGTGATGACTCTGGAAACCGTCTTTACGCACCGGCGTGACCGAGTCATCCTGCAGTCCGGCGGCGTGGCAGCTGTCACTGTTCCTCCCGCTTGTCTTGAGGTTGAGGATGTTGTCAATGGTGAATTTCAGAGAGGCTGCGGGTCGACATGGTGCGTCCACTCTGTTCATATTCTTCAATACTTGGCACGTTAGTCCTTCGTTAACGTCCGCGACTTTTGTTTATGCTAAAGCGGGACGATAATCTCACCACTGACGTCTCGATGCTCTGCGAATCATAGCAGCAGCCGCTGAGTAGACAGACACTGAACTGGGCTGACGATGCTCTGTCTGCATCTGCACTGCATTCACCGGATGGAGCGCGCTTTGTCTTCGCTGATTGGACCAGAGGCGGGAGCAGTTCGGCCAATAACATTGAGGGGAtgggaggagaagggagggcAGGAGAGTCTGCTGCGCCTGcgccctcttctcctctccgcTTAACTCCCCAACCCCCTTCACTGCTGCAGGGCGACCCGGGGGAGACCCAATAAAACAATCATAAACATAACCAACTTTCACTCTAATTTCATACAACATAAACAGTGTGTGCTGGTGGCctgttctcactctctctcattaCAGTCGATTCATTCGGAGCAGAGTTGGGAACTCGAGAAGTTAATTTTGATATTAATTTTGCAAAAAGAAATGTCGCATATTCATAGTGCAACTTGTTATTGTATGTGTTCTCGTGCCTTTCTCGCATCATTTATAATAGATTTAATGCTAcaaaagtgattaaaatatttatttatttattttaacatatagTTTAAAGGCGAGGAATCATAAATATTGGTTTTGCTTGATTTAGTTTAGCCTCCATGTGCATTTATGTCAATAACGTCAGACTGCACAAACAGTGGTTTATAGTGTGTGCTTTTCGGTGCGTTGCACCTTTTTCCATAAATATACGAAACTCACTTTAAATGACGCGGACACAACTTAGCGGGTGCAAACTGATAAAGACGCACTGATCCAATTTTAGGATGGAACAAAAGGATCTTATTAGTTCCATAGAGTTTAAGTCTGTGGAGTTAATGTCATAGCAGAATAGAGACGCTAATGCAGTGACTGGTGAATGAAGGTCGACTCCAAAAACATATGGATTCACTTTAATCTCTCTACATGAGTCCTTCTCTGTCCGTGGTGGCACCATTTATGATTGACAAACAATCAGACAACATtcataaacaacaagaaaacagacattttattaaataattttatttatctatGTGAAAAAGTGACAAAGTTGGAAACATCTGTGGCTTTAAATatcaaagttttaaaaaatatgtgtgtattcACCTCCTGTGCAGTGACAGGAGCAGATATGTCGGAGTTTATCTTGTAATCACTGTTTCTGCGGCTTTTTGGATGCAGTCAGCAGTTTAATTGTGGGCTATTGCACGATTCGGTGTTGTTAACAAATGAGTTCGTTTTAAAGTCATGGTCAGTCTTTACACCAGGCCACTCATCTGTGATCTCAGCAGACTCATGGAGTGAGCAAACGAGGACAATGGGTAGCTGATCATGGAGCTGCTGAGTGGAGAGACTGGGTGTCCGGTCAGGCTGAAGCCCAGAGCCGCCGTGGGCGCTGCTCCCTCGTGATACAAGATGGGGACCCTGACAATCCGCTGGGTTGAGTTTTGGACGTGAGCAGCCTCCAGATCCGCCGCCAGCTGCCTCTTCCACTTATTCCTGCGGTTCTGGAACCAGATTTTGACCTGGGTCTCCGTCAGGTGCAGAGACGCAGCCAGTCCCGCTCTCTCCGAACTGCTCAGGTACCGCTTCAAGTCAAAAGTCGACTCCAGCTGAAACACCTGACTGCGGCTGAACACAGTCCTGGTCTTTTTCTTCCGGCTGGGGTTCGGGTCAGACGACGCGTCCTGCTCCGAGAACGCGTGCGGCGCGTCCTCGTCTGTCAGGTTACTGTCTCCTGTTTTCCGGTCGATCTCATCGCTGCCCTCCGTTATTGGCTCTGACACGGCGGGTGAACCTCTGTCACTGGTCGTTACTGAGCAGCAGTTGTCTTCTGGACATGGATTGTCTCTTAGAGctgaaattacaaaaacaaaacgttagGAACtcaaatagataaataataaatgacaacCAAACACAAACTACTCCACACACTCTCATTTCAGCACAGATTtctaatttaaatgaattaaattcaaataaaaacatgtatttgtcTTTTCCAGTTTGTTGAATGGTAACAGATTAAGTCCACAGGTAAAATACTGCAATAAATTGAACGAAATTGAATGTCGACTTTGTGAGGCTTTAACTCCTGTTTTATTGCTATATAAGTGTATTCATAGGGCGGGGTTACAGGACCATCATTAATAAACTGATATAATTACAAATGTCCTTGAAGGTAAATTGATAGGAGAAACAAATCAACacaagaaacaataaaataaaaccaagcACTGCAggcaaataacaacaaatattaatttacaaacttctgtttttTGTCCCATTGTCCCACCACACCCAAATCCCTTCCATCCCAATCTGGACCTTGGGGACCTGGAGACCAGGGTACAGTATTTAGCATTTAActtttattggtgaagttgtgTGTTGCAGTTAACGATCCCTTATCCCTTCTACGTTTGTTAGAGAACCTTTGTAGCCTTTATTTAGCATCAATTGTCAAAATATGTTAACTTTGTTTGTAACTCTATTGTGGAAGTACTGTAAAAATATGgtggtatattttttttttccaaagcacATTCAACACATTGCCTTTGTGTATGAACTGTGAAACAAATTGCCTTgcctaatattaatattaaaggCTCATGCTgtgtaaatgaaagaaaaaatagtTTCACCTAAATTGTATACACTGGACCTTCCATGTCATGTGTTTTCTGGTACATGAATTCAATATGCAATTTTTCTATGTTGACAGATTGGCAAGCCTTATAATTTTAGACCTATTTGGATTCAGATTAAATATCATAGTGTTAACAGTCAGACAAAGAATGTGTCCATTAACTGCAGGAGTCCATCACTTGTGTGCACAATCACTGTGTTTTTGAACGTGTTAAATCAAAGTGAATGTGTACAATAGAGGACAGTACAggcaaatgcaaatgaaaacgACGTAAACACGTCGTGCTGACCTGCCACTGTGCCTTTGTTTTGAGCTGTAATCTGCGTCTTTGTGCGTAATTTTGAATCTGGGTTACGGATTTGTCATTGTCAGGCAGAATTGTCCTCTCCCTTTTATGCAGCGTGATCAAACATTATGAAACCCCACGTGTGTTTGACAGGAGCAACATGATGCCTCAACCCAAAACGCAAAAGTCCCGTCATCCAGTGCCTCTGTTTGGGGCATTCAGACAGCTCTGTGTGTAAGTGAAGCGAACAATATAGACTctatgttttatatatagtaGCGAAAAACGCTAGTGCTCGCTTTTATATTGATGCCAGATTCGTCTGATAAAGCcatgttaatttatttacaacaacaaataaacgaCCTTGCTGTGAAATAATGCCAAAACGTGATCTTGAGGAGGATAATCATTCCGTCTTTCTGACGCAAAACAActtctgctttttttaaaaaatgatcgGTTTCTCTTCAAGCTGCAACATTGCGCATTATGTTGCACGTGGACTCATTATTTGCGCCTCGGAATCAATCATATATTTCAATAATGCGTAAGGAGGACACTCACTGTGCGGTGTCTCCAACGCGCTGAAGTTCATGGCAGCTGCCCCACGGTGACACTCGGGCAGCGGCGAGTCTCTGTGTGGCGATCGGCCCGTGGAGCTGGAGCCATGACGGTGCGTTAGGTGTGGGTCCAGGACTCGGTCAGCTGAGAACATTTCCAGTCCAATTTCCCCTGGATCGTTGTTGGACATCGGTCCTTGCCGGCCCCACTCCTTGCCCAGTAAATTCTCGATAAAAAACGACGATGCCCTCGATGAAGTCGgggtctgtgtttctgtcaagttctCCTGCATGTTTTCACAATTTAACGAACCCTTATCTCAAAAGCAGTGCTTATCCTGTCTTGATTGTGCGTCAAGTCGATCAGCAAGGCTGGCAGCAGCGGTCATTCCAagcctcgctgctgctgctgctgctgctgctgttaggcTCAGATCACATGAGACATCAGATTCATGGCACACACGGGACGGGGAACTCCTCGGAGCCAgcgggaggagagggaggagagggaggagagggaggcagCAGTACAGTGGAATCGTCTAAGCAAACGCTTTACGAGCCTGCGAGGGTTTCCAGCGATTGAACGAGCGCGATAGCAAATGGGGTTTTCCAAAGGAAGGAGAAgatctctcgctcgctctctctctctctctctttttctctctctctccctctccctctctctctctctctccatgtgtgtgtgagtgtgtgttctcatgCAGCGCCATCACCTCGCGGCCACGCAGCCATGACAAATCCTCTCTTCGTGGTACTGCACTCTTTATTTGGGTCAATTAAAGTGCAAGTCAAAATAAAGATCCACCAGGGagggcagctgtgtgtgtgtgtgtgtgtgtgcatgtatattgtaattttaatcaaataaaacctTGATGTTGGAGTCTTGTAGATGATATAAAGTGTTGACTTGAAAAGACTCGTGCTTTTCAGTTTGTTTAGTAGGTTCAGTAAACCTTGATGGTGTGTAACAGTATGTGACATCATGTCATTGACCTCGCACTGATGAGGATGAAACACGCGCGCACTGGAGCGAGCGAAATAGGAAGTGAAACGCTGCGTCTTGGAAACGCGTCTCTTGTCAAAGGTTATCCAAACTTTGCTTAATAGTCGATACTCGGCCTGTTTATTAGTGTACTAAAGTTTAATCCGGTCTAAGTAAATGCTCTCTAAGTATAAAGGAGTTTTACGCAATTTAGTGCCAGAAAAGTTAGAGCCACTGAAAAGATCTGTGGTTAATAGCAAGTGATCTCGTTTTATACACAGACATTTGattaaataacataataataaattcCACTTTGGAAAAAGCAGCCTCCAGCTTCTCTGGAGtttgcagaagcttttcctggGTTTACTTCTGCAAGCCACTGCTAAAAGtgaagttgtttatttttcttaaagaGCACGTCTCCTCGGCCATATTGAGATGAGCTTATCACCATTAGATCATCAGAAACATTTGTGCTGAGAGGCGTATTTACCCTTTTTGTTGAAATGGCAAGACATTTGAGCTCTTTTTATTTCCCTCAGTGGAGTCAGCGACTCTGACCTTTTAACTTCAGCTtccaccttctctctctctctctctctgtctctctctctcccttccttcAGGCCAAACTTACCCTTTGACAGAGGATCAGCGCTAATGTTGCTCTTCAACCTGTAACACTCAGCGCAGACGGCAGTAACATGAGCCGTGTGTTGAACTAAAAGCTCAGTGTCACACCTCACTTCACTTGTTTCACTCAGCTTAATGAAGAGACAGGTCACAGTGATTTGAAGTTAATCTTTGATTAATTGTGCAGAAATCGGACAGGATAGCTCATGCATTGTACTTGCACAGGCCCAGTGGACAGGGCTCAAACTCCATTCTTGTCTGTTCCTACACACTTTTAAAGCCACTGCTTTCTCCCAACCCACTGTTTTTTGTACTGTATCTGTTTGTCTGACTTAGTTTTGGCCAATGCTGTTTTGGTGTTGGCCTTTTTTCTTGTATATTATACATGGCTCACATTGTTGATATGAACATGCTGTAATATAGCAACTTTTCTCACAAGGGTTACAAAAGTATATCGAAACAATGAAAGCAATTACACCACAAATATTGAGTTCTGCATgattttttgtaaaattattcATAGGTCTCGCAGAAGCCTTTAACATGAAATGTTAAAGGTGACTCttcacatggcagcaacatCAGTGGGGTGAGAGTTTTGAAACAGGGAAGTGATATTATGctaataccatcttatttctacAGTAATCATCAACTAATAGCTTGGATATAACATTAGAGAGGAtggattttaacattttaatgtagTAATTATTAATTCTGTTTTGTAATTCTAATTACCAACCTGGAAATTACATGAATATGTGTGAAATTGCATTAGGaataagatggtattaccataatatatttacatttacaatacatttgtgatatttgttttttgtgctgcTGCAAATCAAGATTTTTTTCATTGGTTTTTACATTTCACCCGTAATTATCATAAGAGAATGTGAGTTGTAGCTGCAGCAGTTTTCACTTACCGTTTGTAGCaccttaaatgtgtttttctttataagAAATGTGTCAAAGTCCCACATTAGATCAGGTTTCTGTGTGTACACCAGCCCGTCTGAATGATGTAGCATCCCAGCCAGCATCGCCTGCTCTGGGGACCGAAACCTAGAggcctctctgtctcacttttctccttccctcttctctcttctctctctttctctgtcatcCTCCTCTGATCCTTATCCAGCCTGGCGTGCCCTTTACTTTACATGGCCTGCTGGCCTGCTCCACAGCCACAGCCTCCTCCATGCCACCACcgctctgaaacacacactttttaccCACACAGAATCATATCATGATGTGCTCCAGGAGACAGCTGCAGCAAATCGAGCATGTTTCTTCAGCTGGCGGTGGCGGACGCTTTCTGACTCTGgcagctgcttctgctgccaGGCCTAAAAGCAGCCGTGTTACAGTCCACTGTTTTCATCATTCGAAACAAAACAGAAGTTCTCTGCGAGATGGCAGTTGTGGTCTGAAGGACATGGTTTTTAGAAAAGCTAATTGACTGTGCATAACATTCATTATATGCTTTGGAAATAAAACTAATTTTCCAGCATACTTGTTGGCAGCCACAGCCAGTTCCGTTTTGCTCTATTTTTGGGTTTCACATGATCTTCTATTTAAGAAATAATTGACCCAAGAGGTTTAAATATGGATTTGTATTTCAAGTCCACATTT from Solea senegalensis isolate Sse05_10M linkage group LG6, IFAPA_SoseM_1, whole genome shotgun sequence harbors:
- the hmx1 gene encoding homeobox protein HMX1, which encodes MQENLTETQTPTSSRASSFFIENLLGKEWGRQGPMSNNDPGEIGLEMFSADRVLDPHLTHRHGSSSTGRSPHRDSPLPECHRGAAAMNFSALETPHTLRDNPCPEDNCCSVTTSDRGSPAVSEPITEGSDEIDRKTGDSNLTDEDAPHAFSEQDASSDPNPSRKKKTRTVFSRSQVFQLESTFDLKRYLSSSERAGLAASLHLTETQVKIWFQNRRNKWKRQLAADLEAAHVQNSTQRIVRVPILYHEGAAPTAALGFSLTGHPVSPLSSSMISYPLSSFAHSMSLLRSQMSGLV
- the hmx4 gene encoding H6 family homeobox 4, which gives rise to MNRVDAPCRPAASLKFTIDNILNLKTSGRNSDSCHAAGLQDDSVTPVRKDGFQSHHDEHGAPQRQDPDSRLHQRELTTDCSGATESVTTSRGDAMKAAEVRFESGDSSCDDSCSTTAASDAHQGGSPTKKREKIITKKKTRTIFSKRQIFQLESTFDMKRYLSSAERACLASSLQLTETQVKIWFQNRRNKLKRQISNEIDGPVSDFPETGKPVVVGQLPALYKESNLLGRCLLPMPLPVVYPGSSTPYLCFSNASKYFSLYDGDM